In Rhodococcus qingshengii JCM 15477, the sequence CGCCCGCGCTGCCACGCCCGATCGGACAACTCGAAGGAACCGGCCTTCTGTCAGCAGTCCGCAAGGCGTTGCCGATCGCCGCGTACTGTTCGATCTGGAATGTCTGCGGCAACCCGGCGGCCGCTGTGCCCGCCGGGTTCTCCGAACGCGGACTCCCCCTGAGCGTCCAACTGGTCGGGCGCAGCGGTGGTGAACCGACCATTCTCGCCGTCGCACAGCAGTTGGAAAGCACCGTCCGCTGGCCGGATTCGCACCCTCCACACTCGTGAATTCCGGAAGCGATGTAACCATCGTCACCACGATGAACACGCGTTTTGCAAACTCCTGAGCCTGTCGGCTAATGTTCTGTCTCGCAAGAGCGAGCGCCTATAGCTCAGTTGGTAGAGCAAGTGACTCTTAATCACTGGGTCCGGGGTTCGAGTCCCTGTGGGCGCACTTGCAAGAAGGCCCCCACCTCACCAGGTGGGGGCCTTCTTCATGTTTTGTCTTCGACAACTCGGGTCAGCGAATGATCTTCCGGACCACGAGTATTCCCACCACTGAACCGACTGCGATCAGCGCGTACTTCACTGCCGGCTCGTTGAGCTTGGCGAGCACCGTCTTCTTGGTGTTCTCGACCAGCCGCTTCGGGTTGGTGCGGACCGTCAGTTCGTCGAGTGTGCTCGCGAGCTGGTTACGCGCCTTCTCGATCTCGCGTTCGATGCTCTCGGTGTCCCTGGGCACGTGTCCTCCAACTTGTCTGTGTTCTGCTGCTCTGTGTGCGGGTCTGCTGTGCGGACGCAGCGCGCCGACACTTCGCTCTACCGTAGAGGAGCAGAATGCCCTCGCGCCCACCTGCCGCGCAATTTCTCGACTAACCTCGATTCCCGTGACCGAGAACAGTAGATTGTCCGCCGGCGACGTCGCGCCGGATTTCACGCTCCCAGACGCCGATGGCAACGAGGTTTCCCTTCACGATTACCGCGGCCGCAAGGTCATCGTGTACTTCTACCCGGCGGCCAGCACCCCGGGGTGCACCAAGCAGGCCTGCGACTTCCGTGACAGCCTCGCCGAGCTGAACGGCGCCGGCCTCGAAGTCATCGGAATCTCGCCGGACAAGCCCGCAAAACTCGCGAAGTTCCGCGATACCGAAGAGTTGACCTTCCCGCTGCTCTCCGATCCCGAGAAGGCGACGCTCGAAGCCTGGGGCGCGTTCGGTGAGAAGAAGATGTACGGCAAGACCGTCCAGGGCGTCATCCGCTCGACGTTCCTCG encodes:
- a CDS encoding DUF3618 domain-containing protein, with amino-acid sequence MPRDTESIEREIEKARNQLASTLDELTVRTNPKRLVENTKKTVLAKLNEPAVKYALIAVGSVVGILVVRKIIR
- the bcp gene encoding thioredoxin-dependent thiol peroxidase, whose amino-acid sequence is MTENSRLSAGDVAPDFTLPDADGNEVSLHDYRGRKVIVYFYPAASTPGCTKQACDFRDSLAELNGAGLEVIGISPDKPAKLAKFRDTEELTFPLLSDPEKATLEAWGAFGEKKMYGKTVQGVIRSTFLVDEEGKIEVAQYNVRATGHVAKLRRDLSV